In Nostoc sp. GT001, a genomic segment contains:
- a CDS encoding alpha-ketoacid dehydrogenase subunit beta, which translates to MAETLFFNALREAIDEEMARDSSVFVLGEDVGHYGGSYKVTKDLYQKYGELRILDTPIAENSFTGMAVGAAMTGLRPIIEGMNMGFLLLAFNQISNNAGMLRYTSGGNFKIPMVIRGPGGVGRQLGAEHSQRLETYFQAVPGLKIVACSTPRNAKGLLKSAIRDDNPVLFFEHVLLYNLKEDLPEEEYLLPLDKAEIVREGKDVTIITYSRMRHHVLQAVKTLEKQGYDPEVIDLISLKPLDFDTIGASIRKTHKVIVVEESMRTAGIGAEVIASINDRFFDELDAPVLRLSSQDIPTPYNGNLERLTIIQPEQIVEAVEKMVALRV; encoded by the coding sequence ATGGCAGAAACACTATTCTTCAACGCCTTACGGGAAGCCATTGATGAAGAAATGGCGCGTGACTCCAGCGTATTCGTTCTCGGTGAAGATGTTGGACATTACGGCGGTTCCTATAAAGTTACCAAAGACCTGTACCAAAAATATGGCGAACTCCGCATTCTAGATACCCCCATTGCTGAAAATAGCTTTACTGGGATGGCTGTGGGAGCCGCAATGACTGGCTTACGTCCGATCATTGAAGGCATGAACATGGGCTTTTTATTGCTCGCCTTCAACCAAATATCCAACAACGCTGGGATGCTCCGCTATACTTCTGGCGGTAACTTTAAAATTCCGATGGTAATTCGCGGCCCTGGCGGTGTAGGACGGCAGCTGGGTGCAGAACATTCCCAACGACTAGAAACCTACTTCCAAGCTGTGCCAGGGTTAAAGATTGTTGCTTGCTCCACACCAAGAAACGCCAAAGGACTCCTGAAATCCGCAATCCGCGATGATAATCCAGTGTTGTTCTTTGAACACGTTTTACTTTACAACTTGAAAGAAGATTTACCAGAAGAAGAATACCTGCTCCCTTTAGATAAAGCAGAAATTGTGCGTGAGGGAAAAGATGTCACAATTATCACTTATTCCAGAATGCGGCATCATGTGCTACAAGCAGTAAAAACTCTTGAAAAACAAGGATACGATCCAGAAGTTATCGATTTAATATCCCTCAAACCATTAGATTTTGATACCATTGGTGCATCAATACGTAAAACCCATAAAGTCATTGTTGTGGAAGAATCGATGCGAACTGCGGGTATTGGAGCAGAAGTCATCGCCTCAATCAACGATCGCTTTTTTGATGAATTGGATGCGCCAGTACTGCGGCTTTCTTCCCAAGATATTCCCACACCTTACAACGGCAATCTGGAACGACTAACAATCATCCAACCAGAGCAAATCGTAGAAGCTGTGGAAAAAATGGTAGCATTGCGGGTTTAA
- a CDS encoding DUF4870 domain-containing protein translates to MYDTDKRKLLSALSHGAIFFSTTLVSVGIPIAILLVSDDPVVKENAKESVNFHFNVWFYGAILGALFFLFGWLVLPLLLLGPLAGLGYLLHWGLTIWALIGVFSNPDIPFRYPYIFRVF, encoded by the coding sequence ATGTACGACACAGACAAGCGAAAGCTTCTATCAGCTTTGTCTCATGGAGCTATTTTTTTCAGCACAACATTGGTATCTGTAGGCATACCTATCGCCATACTGCTCGTATCTGACGATCCTGTTGTTAAAGAAAACGCCAAAGAATCGGTCAATTTCCATTTTAATGTTTGGTTTTATGGTGCAATTCTGGGAGCGTTGTTTTTTCTATTCGGTTGGTTAGTATTACCTCTATTATTGCTGGGGCCACTAGCTGGTCTGGGATATCTATTACACTGGGGATTAACAATTTGGGCGCTCATTGGAGTTTTCAGTAATCCTGATATACCCTTCCGTTATCCCTATATTTTCCGAGTTTTTTAA
- a CDS encoding peptide chain release factor 3, translating into MSTELQSELIQAVELRRNFAIISHPDAGKTTLTEKLLLYGGAIHEAGAVKARRAQRKATSDWMAMEQQRGISITSTVLQFEYRNCQINLLDTPGHQDFSEDTYRTLAAADNAVMLIDAAKGLEPQTRKLFEVCKLRGIPIFTFINKLDRPGREPLELLDEIEQELGLQTYAVNWPIGMGDRFKGVFDRHKQQIHLFERSAHGSREARDTIAELGDPRIEEQLEQSLYYQLKNDLELLEGVGPELDLQLIHEGKMTPVFFGSAMTNFGVELFLKYFLDYALKPGSHISSVGEVPPTYPEFSGFVFKLQANMDPKHRDRVAFIRVCTGKFEKDMMVNHARIGKLIRLSRPQKLFAQERESIDVAYPGDVIGLNNPGVFAIGDTIYTGQKLEYEGIPYFSPELFASLRNPNPSKSKQFQKGVAELREEGAVQIMYSTDEAKRDPILAAVGQLQFEVVQFRLQNEYGVETILDLLPYSVARWVEGGWEALEKVGRIFNTTTVKDSMGRPVLLFRNEWNCQQLLGDHPELKLSAIAPVFSSQQPVEE; encoded by the coding sequence ATGTCTACTGAACTTCAGTCTGAACTTATTCAAGCAGTTGAACTTCGCCGCAACTTTGCGATTATATCTCACCCAGATGCTGGTAAAACTACACTAACTGAAAAGCTACTCCTGTACGGGGGTGCAATTCACGAAGCTGGGGCGGTTAAGGCGCGACGGGCACAGCGCAAAGCTACTTCTGACTGGATGGCGATGGAGCAACAACGGGGTATTTCCATTACCTCCACAGTGTTGCAATTTGAATACCGGAATTGTCAAATAAATTTATTAGACACTCCCGGACACCAAGATTTCAGTGAAGATACTTATCGTACTCTCGCCGCCGCCGATAATGCCGTGATGTTGATTGATGCGGCAAAGGGTTTGGAACCTCAAACGCGCAAATTGTTTGAAGTGTGTAAGTTGCGCGGTATCCCGATTTTTACATTTATCAACAAGCTCGATCGCCCAGGAAGGGAACCTCTGGAATTGTTGGATGAAATTGAGCAAGAATTGGGATTGCAAACCTATGCAGTCAACTGGCCGATTGGTATGGGCGATCGCTTTAAAGGTGTTTTTGACCGACACAAGCAACAAATACACTTGTTTGAACGCAGCGCCCACGGCAGCCGAGAAGCCCGCGATACAATAGCGGAATTAGGCGATCCGAGAATAGAAGAACAGCTAGAACAAAGCCTGTACTACCAACTGAAAAACGATTTAGAACTGTTAGAAGGAGTTGGGCCAGAGCTAGATTTACAGTTGATACATGAAGGCAAAATGACGCCTGTGTTCTTTGGTAGCGCCATGACTAATTTTGGGGTCGAGTTATTCCTCAAGTATTTCCTCGACTATGCCCTCAAACCCGGTTCTCATATCAGCAGTGTTGGCGAAGTTCCCCCTACATACCCGGAGTTTTCGGGGTTTGTCTTCAAACTGCAAGCGAATATGGACCCGAAGCACCGCGATCGCGTCGCATTTATCCGGGTTTGCACTGGTAAGTTTGAAAAAGATATGATGGTGAATCACGCTCGCATTGGTAAACTCATCCGTCTGTCTCGCCCGCAAAAACTCTTTGCTCAAGAGCGAGAATCGATTGATGTGGCTTATCCTGGCGATGTGATCGGTTTGAATAATCCCGGTGTTTTTGCGATCGGGGATACAATTTACACGGGACAAAAGCTCGAATATGAGGGGATTCCGTATTTCTCGCCGGAACTGTTTGCGTCTCTGAGGAATCCCAACCCCTCGAAGTCTAAACAATTCCAAAAAGGTGTTGCGGAATTGCGAGAAGAAGGTGCTGTGCAAATTATGTATTCAACTGATGAAGCCAAGCGCGATCCAATTTTGGCGGCGGTGGGTCAGTTGCAATTCGAGGTGGTACAGTTTCGCTTACAAAATGAGTATGGTGTAGAAACCATATTAGATTTATTGCCCTACAGTGTCGCCCGTTGGGTTGAGGGTGGTTGGGAAGCATTAGAAAAGGTGGGACGAATATTCAATACCACTACAGTTAAAGACAGTATGGGACGACCAGTGTTGCTATTCCGTAATGAATGGAATTGTCAACAGTTATTGGGCGACCATCCAGAGTTAAAATTAAGCGCGATCGCTCCAGTATTTTCTAGTCAACAACCAGTGGAAGAGTGA
- a CDS encoding M48 family metalloprotease, with amino-acid sequence MPSHAKPSLEAGLVALKQGNYQTAITQLEPIASSQNNGTASLQAQVGLVMAYARTGEVSKAIAISQNLIESNNPQVQEWATRALEHLTKRKKSERESKKVETGFVAFENSTPXFNTRFNPHYSPETPTSEEKPNDDRVIETKSDDIPSMVPLARLKATLATPPPPLAASLSGFMGSVTRTQAKLFGVIYWRQAQRARAWQPLRKPKLIPLRLLSAGTFIALFWVIREILKFALGLINQTLVKLPYLEPIQLLYHDPTQLLLIALVILIGVSPWLLDLLLANLYGQREFPKDVLNTHSREAVRVLQRCSQQRHWPLPKLRILPTAAPIILTYGSLPRNARIVVSQGLLEQLADDEIAIIYATQLGHIAHWDFAVMSLLLLVTLPTHKLYQQVSELGDKISAKIWRWPVTILASLIYGIWCLLTGTALWLSRLRLYYSDRVAAEITGNPNALIRALLKIAIGIAADIQKQEHTSWQLESLNLLTPVSYQQSLSLGTIASNLSFESFLKWDTANPYRRWFTINNSHPLMGDRIERLCQIARHWHLDTELHFDSVPSKVKRQSFLLQVAPWLGIPLGVLFAALVWLTWQLAFTLKFLNLKWIYEDWSFITGCLLIGFSIGTVMRINSFFPDIKPATVQTEDSLPNLLADPSALPIDSVSVRLVGKLLGRQGTSNTLAQDLILQSSAGLVKLHHISWLGQSVNHQDLIGRQIIVTGWFRRGATPWIDIQTLETQSGKTIHSPHPIWSTFLAVAAQAWGAYVFLTG; translated from the coding sequence ATGCCTTCACATGCCAAACCGTCTTTGGAGGCTGGTTTAGTTGCCCTCAAACAGGGAAATTACCAAACAGCGATCACCCAACTAGAACCTATTGCTAGCAGCCAAAATAATGGGACTGCTAGCTTACAAGCTCAGGTTGGTTTAGTGATGGCTTATGCTCGCACTGGCGAAGTTTCCAAAGCGATCGCTATTTCCCAGAATCTCATTGAGAGTAACAATCCGCAAGTTCAAGAGTGGGCAACACGCGCTCTCGAACACCTGACAAAACGTAAAAAATCCGAGCGAGAATCAAAAAAAGTTGAAACTGGATTTGTTGCTTTTGAGAATTCAACACCAGANTTCAACACCAGATTCAACCCCCATTACTCCCCGGAAACTCCTACATCAGAGGAAAAGCCGAACGATGATCGAGTAATAGAAACCAAAAGCGACGACATCCCGTCGATGGTGCCACTAGCTAGACTCAAAGCTACATTAGCGACACCGCCACCACCACTGGCTGCATCCCTAAGCGGCTTCATGGGTTCTGTTACTCGCACCCAAGCCAAATTATTCGGTGTTATTTACTGGCGACAAGCACAACGCGCCAGAGCATGGCAACCACTACGTAAACCAAAATTAATTCCCTTACGACTACTCTCCGCAGGGACATTCATCGCCCTGTTTTGGGTAATACGAGAAATCCTCAAGTTCGCACTGGGATTAATCAACCAGACTTTAGTCAAACTACCTTATCTGGAGCCAATACAGCTTTTATACCACGATCCTACTCAACTGTTGCTAATCGCATTGGTGATTTTAATCGGAGTATCACCTTGGTTGCTGGATCTGCTACTGGCGAATTTGTATGGTCAACGAGAATTTCCGAAAGATGTATTGAATACCCATAGCCGCGAAGCCGTTCGGGTGCTACAACGTTGTTCCCAACAGCGGCACTGGCCGTTACCCAAACTGCGGATTTTACCAACGGCTGCACCAATTATTCTGACTTATGGTAGTTTACCACGTAATGCCAGAATTGTTGTGAGTCAAGGGCTATTAGAGCAGCTGGCAGATGATGAAATCGCCATTATTTACGCTACGCAACTAGGGCATATCGCTCACTGGGATTTTGCTGTAATGTCTTTGTTGCTGCTGGTGACACTACCAACTCATAAGCTATATCAGCAAGTGTCGGAGTTGGGAGACAAAATATCCGCGAAAATTTGGCGCTGGCCAGTGACAATTCTGGCGAGTCTGATTTATGGAATTTGGTGTTTGCTGACTGGAACTGCATTGTGGTTGTCGCGGTTGCGGCTTTATTATAGCGATCGCGTCGCCGCTGAAATTACTGGTAATCCCAATGCCCTGATTCGCGCTTTACTCAAAATTGCCATTGGCATTGCCGCTGATATCCAAAAACAAGAACACACCAGTTGGCAACTGGAAAGCTTAAATCTCTTAACACCAGTCAGCTACCAACAAAGTTTATCTTTGGGCACTATTGCCAGTAATCTATCTTTTGAATCCTTTTTGAAGTGGGATACCGCCAATCCCTATCGCCGATGGTTTACGATTAATAATAGCCATCCTTTAATGGGCGATCGCATCGAACGTCTCTGCCAAATAGCTCGTCACTGGCATCTAGACACCGAACTACATTTTGATAGCGTTCCATCAAAGGTTAAGCGTCAGTCTTTTCTATTACAAGTCGCTCCCTGGTTGGGAATTCCTCTAGGGGTTCTGTTTGCAGCTTTAGTTTGGCTAACCTGGCAACTAGCATTCACACTCAAGTTTTTAAATCTAAAGTGGATATATGAAGATTGGTCTTTCATTACAGGCTGTCTTCTGATTGGCTTTAGCATCGGTACTGTGATGCGGATTAATTCTTTCTTCCCCGATATTAAACCTGCCACCGTACAAACTGAAGACAGCTTACCCAACCTGTTAGCTGACCCTTCTGCCTTACCTATTGATAGCGTCAGCGTGCGTCTTGTGGGTAAATTATTAGGTCGTCAAGGCACTAGTAACACCCTAGCGCAAGATTTAATCTTGCAATCTAGCGCGGGTTTGGTGAAATTACACCACATTTCTTGGCTAGGACAGTCAGTCAATCACCAGGATCTAATTGGCCGGCAAATTATCGTTACAGGTTGGTTTCGCCGAGGAGCAACACCTTGGATCGATATCCAAACTCTAGAAACTCAAAGTGGTAAAACCATTCATAGCCCTCATCCCATTTGGTCTACTTTTTTAGCTGTTGCAGCACAGGCTTGGGGCGCATACGTCTTTCTCACTGGTTAG
- a CDS encoding RNA-binding protein encodes MSVRLYIGNLPKDEIDRQDLQAVFAAEGDAVTTKLIKDRKTGKCRGFGFLTVNNDEQADEIIEKYNGQMFKDTPIKLEKALPRTKGEEGDEQAPKPVTLASTSNSTPTPSPNREGSRREKSSKKPRRGGGGGGSRETSTTTTDSDAIRPDPRWASELEKLKQMLAAQTTN; translated from the coding sequence ATGTCCGTTCGCCTATATATAGGTAATTTGCCTAAAGATGAAATAGATCGTCAAGATCTGCAAGCCGTTTTTGCAGCAGAAGGTGATGCTGTAACTACTAAATTAATTAAAGACCGCAAAACTGGCAAATGCCGTGGTTTCGGTTTTCTTACAGTCAACAATGACGAACAAGCTGACGAAATTATTGAAAAGTATAATGGTCAGATGTTCAAAGACACTCCCATTAAGCTAGAGAAGGCATTACCTCGGACAAAGGGTGAAGAGGGCGACGAGCAAGCTCCTAAACCAGTTACTCTTGCTAGTACTAGTAATAGTACCCCGACTCCTAGCCCGAACAGAGAAGGTAGCCGTCGTGAGAAAAGCTCTAAAAAGCCTCGTCGTGGCGGCGGTGGCGGAGGTTCTCGCGAAACCAGCACTACAACCACCGATTCGGACGCCATTCGTCCAGATCCTCGTTGGGCTTCGGAATTAGAAAAGCTGAAGCAGATGCTAGCTGCACAAACTACAAATTAA